The following coding sequences lie in one Methylotuvimicrobium alcaliphilum 20Z genomic window:
- a CDS encoding type IV pilus modification PilV family protein: MNVQHRKIRGFSLIEAMIASLVVGMTMLGVARLQGITLSSSGDSRMRTHALNLAQEKIEELRTFVHQSDYSAYSGSDSDTQLGANATFTRTWTITGCANSVECKQANVAVSWQDQADTTQTVQLTSFIAEVDPVKGGVVLLAMNNTGGGGGGGGGGSPDDCTWIHGTVPNGSTVTAYLSGTVASLDDCVSETRLCTEGVLSGAYTYLSCSVDGENGDGGDDGGDTTPPEEGNDGEGEVVGGGGDFVSCSCFFRNPGQGYSLSGTNPSECTVSCCQENDTGSGNSRYFSASCPVE; the protein is encoded by the coding sequence ATGAACGTGCAGCATCGCAAAATTCGAGGCTTTTCTTTGATTGAGGCTATGATAGCCTCTTTAGTGGTCGGCATGACAATGCTGGGCGTTGCCCGTTTGCAAGGGATTACGTTGTCCAGTAGCGGGGATAGCCGGATGAGAACGCATGCGCTGAATCTAGCGCAAGAAAAAATCGAAGAATTACGCACCTTTGTACATCAGTCCGACTATAGCGCGTATTCAGGGTCTGATAGCGATACACAATTAGGCGCCAATGCGACATTTACACGAACCTGGACGATTACGGGTTGTGCGAATTCAGTTGAGTGCAAACAAGCCAATGTTGCCGTATCTTGGCAAGATCAAGCGGATACGACGCAAACCGTACAGCTGACTTCATTCATTGCCGAAGTCGATCCGGTGAAAGGCGGCGTAGTGCTCCTGGCGATGAATAATACTGGCGGAGGCGGAGGCGGAGGCGGAGGCGGCAGTCCTGACGATTGTACTTGGATACATGGCACCGTGCCGAATGGCAGTACCGTAACGGCTTATTTGTCCGGTACAGTCGCGTCGCTCGATGATTGCGTCAGCGAAACCCGGTTATGCACCGAAGGTGTTTTATCCGGTGCTTATACCTATCTTTCGTGCAGTGTCGATGGCGAGAATGGTGACGGAGGCGACGATGGGGGAGATACGACGCCACCAGAAGAAGGTAACGACGGAGAAGGAGAAGTTGTAGGCGGCGGTGGAGACTTTGTTTCCTGTAGCTGTTTTTTTCGAAACCCTGGTCAAGGTTATTCGTTGAGCGGTACGAATCCTTCTGAGTGTACCGTGTCTTGTTGCCAAGAGAATGATACGGGATCTGGAAATAGCAGGTATTTTTCGGCAAGTTGCCCCGTTGAATAA
- a CDS encoding retropepsin-like aspartic protease family protein: MGLQDRDYYREQLRYQKPPKKGGGSLKYLIIPALMLATLWFGADALLKYQAEERIKATPPIEPITGGVVLKTDRQGHFRGVALINDVPMPFMIDTGATKTVIPAKMATAAGLPFGRPIQTSTAGGKVYDSETQISSLKIGNAEIRNLDAHINGHIEQVLIGMNTLKHFSMTQNGDTLTLTANNQVTDRLPIEPTVSFDSISAQPPARSPEKIIKRLNCDENQNCKTTYSDR; this comes from the coding sequence ATGGGACTACAGGATCGAGACTACTACAGGGAACAACTCCGTTATCAGAAACCGCCCAAAAAAGGCGGAGGAAGCCTGAAATACCTCATTATTCCCGCGCTGATGCTGGCCACGCTTTGGTTCGGCGCCGACGCTTTGTTGAAATATCAAGCCGAAGAGCGAATCAAAGCCACCCCTCCCATTGAGCCGATAACCGGCGGCGTCGTACTGAAAACGGACCGGCAAGGGCATTTCAGGGGCGTTGCTCTGATCAATGATGTTCCCATGCCTTTTATGATCGATACCGGCGCGACCAAAACCGTGATTCCCGCAAAAATGGCAACCGCTGCAGGACTGCCTTTCGGCCGTCCCATTCAAACAAGCACGGCTGGCGGAAAAGTCTATGACAGTGAGACACAAATAAGTAGCCTGAAAATCGGCAATGCCGAAATCAGAAATCTCGACGCGCATATCAATGGCCATATAGAGCAGGTGCTGATCGGGATGAACACTTTGAAGCATTTCAGCATGACGCAAAACGGGGATACTTTGACGCTGACGGCCAACAATCAGGTCACAGACAGATTACCTATCGAGCCGACCGTCAGCTTCGATAGCATTTCGGCACAACCGCCCGCAAGAAGTCCGGAAAAAATCATCAAAAGACTGAATTGCGACGAAAACCAGAATTGCAAAACGACTTACAGCGACCGATGA
- a CDS encoding ATP-binding protein, which yields MDEIVGLIGRDEVVGDLVAEIKKGKHVILTGPVGIGKSAVLRAALDRLGAKVPLLIRLHDHQAKGQFVDMARQMLALDLVTPKELELPAKYHDTPGSEIDWKEIKSQVNRMSMRDLTHAVIPALARAEDKPVIAVDDLTSLTPTQMAFWLAIFDHAQVIGCASEKKARVRKLWWKMREIGVKPLPADTIRAIVKRYIETKGILIESPELYISHVVKQSGGVPQAIYDMLDESGKERIIDKRKVREMRHEAGVQYLDFTPMVMVLGALIVSMRYVGMGTGDKTLYIMGGIGAALFLTFRFFIFKGVGR from the coding sequence ATGGATGAGATTGTCGGCCTGATCGGCCGGGACGAAGTCGTCGGCGATTTGGTCGCCGAGATCAAGAAGGGCAAGCACGTCATTCTGACCGGCCCGGTCGGCATCGGCAAATCGGCGGTGCTGAGGGCGGCGCTGGACCGGCTCGGGGCGAAAGTGCCGCTGCTGATCCGGCTGCACGACCACCAAGCCAAGGGTCAGTTCGTCGACATGGCCCGGCAGATGTTGGCGCTGGATCTGGTCACGCCGAAGGAACTGGAATTGCCGGCGAAGTATCACGATACGCCGGGTTCCGAGATCGACTGGAAAGAGATCAAAAGCCAGGTCAACCGGATGAGCATGCGCGATTTGACGCACGCGGTGATTCCAGCGCTAGCCCGCGCCGAAGACAAACCGGTGATCGCGGTCGACGACCTGACCAGTTTGACGCCGACGCAAATGGCCTTCTGGCTGGCCATTTTCGACCATGCCCAGGTGATCGGCTGCGCCTCCGAGAAAAAGGCCCGGGTCCGGAAGCTGTGGTGGAAGATGCGCGAGATTGGGGTCAAGCCGCTACCGGCGGACACGATCCGGGCGATCGTCAAACGCTACATCGAAACCAAAGGCATCCTGATCGAATCGCCGGAGCTGTATATCAGCCACGTCGTCAAGCAATCGGGCGGGGTGCCGCAGGCGATTTACGACATGCTCGACGAATCCGGCAAGGAAAGGATCATCGACAAACGCAAAGTGCGGGAAATGCGCCACGAGGCCGGCGTGCAATATCTCGACTTCACGCCGATGGTGATGGTCCTCGGGGCGCTGATCGTGTCGATGCGTTACGTCGGCATGGGTACCGGGGACAAGACGCTGTACATCATGGGCGGGATCGGGGCGGCGCTGTTTCTGACCTTCCGGTTCTTTATCTTCAAGGGGGTAGGGCGGTGA
- a CDS encoding metal-dependent hydrolase, with the protein MLAATHAAFSTALYLGGAAVFEYPTEPIAWGLAILFSFMPDIDIPTSKVGRPLFFISVPIEKRFGHRTITHSLIGVGVLAALASPLYLLWPVGFWAILGGYWSHIQIDMANIRGVDLFWPSPLRVVMPGKVKYRLEVGSKAEMIVLCAMLVFCVGLYPMSNLGLRGGLHQILKDFDIAYGEFVKVQGLTWHTLELKAIDNLTLEHIECACPVLGAWQKGLIVAYRKTDLVRYYFPRFLAFMFKKFLALFSYRIRDILLLPAFKIYLRRFI; encoded by the coding sequence ATGCTCGCCGCCACCCACGCCGCCTTTTCGACCGCGCTTTATCTGGGCGGTGCGGCGGTGTTCGAGTACCCGACCGAACCGATTGCCTGGGGCCTCGCGATTCTGTTTTCGTTCATGCCCGATATCGACATCCCGACCTCGAAAGTCGGCCGGCCGCTGTTCTTCATTTCGGTGCCGATTGAAAAGCGCTTCGGCCACCGGACCATTACCCATTCCCTGATCGGCGTCGGCGTCCTCGCGGCGCTGGCCTCGCCGTTGTATCTCCTTTGGCCGGTGGGCTTTTGGGCGATCCTGGGCGGCTATTGGTCGCACATCCAGATCGACATGGCCAACATCCGGGGCGTCGACCTGTTCTGGCCGTCTCCGCTGCGCGTGGTGATGCCCGGCAAGGTCAAATACCGGCTGGAAGTCGGCAGCAAGGCCGAAATGATCGTGCTGTGCGCGATGCTAGTGTTCTGCGTCGGGCTGTACCCGATGAGCAATCTGGGGCTGCGCGGCGGACTGCATCAGATATTGAAAGATTTCGATATCGCCTACGGCGAATTCGTCAAAGTCCAAGGCCTCACCTGGCACACGCTGGAGCTAAAGGCGATCGACAATTTGACCCTGGAACACATCGAATGCGCCTGCCCGGTGCTCGGCGCCTGGCAAAAGGGGCTGATCGTAGCCTATCGAAAGACTGACTTAGTCCGTTATTATTTTCCCCGCTTTTTGGCTTTTATGTTTAAAAAATTCTTGGCGCTTTTTTCTTACCGTATAAGGGATATTCTTCTCCTCCCAGCGTTCAAGATCTACTTGAGACGCTTTATTTAA
- a CDS encoding LexA family protein, protein MIIMPTTVLYAASNPKTVNLPLFAGKVSAGFPSPADDYIEKTLDLNDLLVQKPAATFFVRAQGESMLGAGIHPNDILVVDRSLEPVQGRIVICALNGELVVKRLKRQSGQWLLGSENPAYKDIVLREEMDTVIWGVVTNVIHPL, encoded by the coding sequence ATGATCATTATGCCAACGACTGTTTTATACGCTGCTTCAAACCCTAAAACTGTGAACCTGCCGCTGTTTGCCGGCAAAGTCTCGGCCGGTTTCCCCTCGCCGGCCGACGATTACATCGAGAAAACCCTGGATCTGAATGATCTGCTGGTACAAAAGCCCGCCGCGACGTTCTTCGTCCGCGCGCAAGGCGAATCGATGCTCGGCGCCGGCATCCATCCGAACGATATTCTGGTCGTCGATCGGTCGCTGGAACCGGTGCAGGGCAGGATCGTGATTTGCGCGCTGAATGGGGAGCTGGTCGTCAAGCGCTTGAAGCGCCAGTCTGGCCAGTGGCTGTTAGGTTCGGAAAACCCGGCTTATAAAGATATCGTGCTTCGTGAAGAGATGGATACGGTGATCTGGGGCGTGGTCACCAATGTCATTCACCCGCTGTAA
- a CDS encoding Y-family DNA polymerase, which translates to MSPQRLIALVDCNNFYVSCERVFRPDLIGKPVAVLSNNDGCVVARSAEVKKLGIKMGVPLFQIQQLVNQHQIKLFSSNYTLYADMSARVMSTLEEFAPNLEVYSIDEGFLDLTGVYSCGKDPIAYGQLIRKTVVRTTGIPVCVGLGPTKTLAKLANFAAKKWPQTGGVLDLSNPVRREKLMRIVPVGEVWGIGPRTAAKLNQLGIHTVWDLASQSSKRIQTQFNVVVARTVMELNGTPCLAREEIAPDKQQIVCSRSFSRRLTEYAELSQAMAEFCSRAAEKLRQQDSVTGCITIFIRTSPFNPDEPQYQRAASSKLNAATQDTRSLIATANQMLKELYRPGYNYQKCGVQLSHIQPKTTPGQMDVFDLMVDGLSTENRHLMKAIDRINHRFPSAVSIAATGFDKSWKPKAERISQRYTTDWRELAGVW; encoded by the coding sequence ATGTCCCCGCAACGGCTGATCGCCCTGGTCGACTGCAACAATTTCTATGTGAGCTGCGAACGCGTGTTTAGGCCTGATCTGATCGGCAAGCCGGTTGCCGTACTCAGCAACAATGACGGCTGCGTTGTCGCCCGCAGTGCCGAAGTCAAGAAATTGGGCATTAAAATGGGTGTGCCGTTGTTCCAGATTCAGCAACTGGTCAACCAGCACCAAATTAAACTTTTCTCATCAAACTACACGCTGTATGCCGATATGTCTGCGAGAGTCATGTCCACTTTGGAAGAGTTCGCCCCAAATCTTGAGGTGTATTCCATCGACGAAGGCTTTCTGGACTTAACCGGCGTTTACTCTTGCGGCAAAGACCCGATTGCTTACGGCCAGCTGATCAGAAAAACGGTGGTTCGAACCACCGGCATTCCGGTTTGCGTGGGGCTAGGACCGACCAAAACGCTTGCTAAGCTGGCGAACTTTGCCGCCAAAAAATGGCCGCAAACCGGCGGTGTGTTGGATTTGTCGAACCCGGTGCGCCGGGAAAAACTGATGCGCATTGTGCCGGTCGGCGAGGTGTGGGGCATAGGCCCGCGCACGGCGGCAAAGCTGAACCAGCTTGGCATTCATACCGTTTGGGATTTGGCGTCCCAATCCAGCAAGCGCATTCAAACCCAGTTCAATGTTGTGGTGGCTAGAACCGTGATGGAGTTGAATGGCACGCCTTGCCTGGCACGGGAAGAAATCGCTCCGGATAAACAGCAAATTGTCTGCTCCAGAAGTTTTAGCCGCCGCTTAACCGAATACGCCGAGCTGTCGCAAGCCATGGCCGAATTCTGCAGCCGGGCCGCCGAAAAACTCCGGCAACAAGACTCAGTGACCGGCTGCATTACGATCTTTATCCGGACCAGCCCATTCAATCCGGATGAGCCGCAATATCAACGGGCGGCCAGTAGTAAGCTGAATGCGGCTACGCAAGACACGCGGTCCCTCATTGCTACCGCTAACCAGATGCTCAAAGAGCTATACAGGCCAGGCTATAACTATCAGAAATGCGGCGTCCAGCTGAGCCATATCCAGCCAAAAACCACGCCAGGGCAAATGGATGTATTCGACTTGATGGTTGACGGCCTATCTACTGAAAACCGTCACTTGATGAAAGCCATTGACCGGATAAACCACCGCTTTCCGAGTGCCGTTTCGATCGCGGCAACTGGTTTTGATAAAAGCTGGAAGCCGAAGGCGGAGCGGATTTCGCAGCGTTATACGACGGATTGGCGGGAATTGGCGGGGGTTTGGTAA
- a CDS encoding DUF6794 domain-containing protein, producing MHTFSLKGFRILTKIWTSLFGHILTPPETLAGAVEMLLSLLSVEEKFEIAVMPKDKLFDLHFGLGLAIRNAFRLNEPGSKLLASCGTSHPDDASWVIISALWRALPTWEP from the coding sequence TTGCACACCTTTAGCCTCAAGGGATTTAGAATTTTGACTAAAATTTGGACAAGCTTGTTTGGGCACATACTTACCCCCCCTGAAACGTTGGCGGGAGCCGTCGAAATGCTTCTGAGTTTATTGAGCGTCGAAGAAAAATTCGAGATTGCGGTGATGCCGAAGGACAAATTATTCGATTTGCACTTCGGGCTTGGCCTGGCGATCCGGAATGCGTTTAGATTGAATGAGCCTGGGAGCAAATTGCTGGCGTCGTGCGGCACTTCTCACCCAGATGATGCTTCCTGGGTGATAATTAGCGCATTATGGCGAGCGTTACCAACATGGGAACCGTAA
- a CDS encoding cupin domain-containing protein, with protein MRRSGTENRVSVYYDAILDELGNVGSPNTGLFNPKNGLSRDTLVTLGLTCGVNDKFGLSAKCRQNRARKTGTIIQNYSDFGKNLTIGRNMKEITVDSNPSEAVLKKLGVAHWPTWEKDVSVFPWAFVTTEIAFIVEGECEMTPADGGPSTIFKAGDLVVFPNGYKGTWEVKKPLKKQFKHKDGNLVKCALSRFKILKNCLKSNN; from the coding sequence TTGAGGCGCAGTGGAACGGAAAACCGAGTTAGCGTCTATTATGACGCGATTTTAGATGAGCTTGGAAATGTCGGTAGCCCCAATACGGGGTTATTTAACCCAAAGAACGGTTTGTCCCGCGACACCCTTGTAACCCTTGGTCTTACATGCGGTGTGAACGATAAATTCGGTTTATCGGCAAAATGCAGGCAAAATAGAGCACGAAAAACAGGAACGATCATTCAAAATTACTCTGATTTTGGAAAAAATCTAACTATAGGAAGGAACATGAAAGAAATTACAGTTGATAGCAACCCAAGTGAAGCAGTGTTAAAAAAATTGGGTGTTGCACACTGGCCAACATGGGAAAAAGACGTCTCTGTCTTCCCGTGGGCGTTTGTTACGACAGAAATAGCCTTTATTGTTGAAGGTGAGTGTGAAATGACACCTGCCGATGGGGGGCCGTCTACGATCTTTAAAGCCGGTGATTTAGTGGTATTCCCGAATGGGTATAAAGGCACTTGGGAAGTGAAAAAACCTCTTAAGAAGCAGTTCAAACACAAAGACGGTAATTTAGTGAAATGTGCTCTCAGCCGTTTTAAAATTTTAAAAAACTGTCTAAAGTCAAACAATTAA
- a CDS encoding LexA family protein: MNLPLFAGKVSAGFPSPADDYIEKTLDLNELLVQKPAATYFVRAQGESMLGAGIHPNDILVVDRSLEPVPGRIVICALNGELVVKRLKRLGGQWVLGSENPAYKDIVLREEMDTVIWGVVTCVIHHLS; encoded by the coding sequence GTGAACCTGCCGCTGTTTGCCGGCAAAGTCTCGGCCGGTTTCCCCTCGCCGGCCGACGATTACATCGAGAAAACGCTGGATCTGAACGAGCTGCTGGTGCAAAAGCCCGCCGCGACGTACTTCGTTCGCGCGCAAGGCGAATCGATGCTCGGCGCCGGCATTCATCCGAACGATATTCTGGTCGTCGATCGCTCGCTGGAACCGGTGCCGGGCAGAATCGTGATTTGCGCGTTGAATGGGGAGTTGGTCGTCAAGCGCTTGAAGCGCCTGGGCGGCCAATGGGTGTTAGGCTCGGAAAACCCGGCTTATAAAGATATCGTGCTTCGTGAAGAGATGGATACGGTGATCTGGGGCGTGGTGACGTGTGTGATTCATCATTTATCATAA
- a CDS encoding GspH/FimT family pseudopilin, which produces MNKNPLSMSSLWNSACSGGFTLLEALVVVAIIAILAALAAPAFNSSLDKQRITGAVEAIATDLRLARAESIKRNRIVKVTFSAGSNWSYTVHADPDGSNELLKTVNGSDFFGTTLDSAAFGGDDDVFTLFNPTRGDNLMDGATTLTSEYFSATVTVSLLGRIRICGTIDRYPLCS; this is translated from the coding sequence ATGAATAAAAACCCCCTCTCTATGTCTTCCTTATGGAATAGTGCGTGTTCCGGAGGGTTCACTCTTCTTGAAGCGTTAGTTGTGGTTGCGATTATCGCGATTTTAGCAGCTCTTGCCGCTCCTGCCTTTAATTCGAGCCTTGATAAACAACGTATTACCGGTGCTGTTGAAGCAATAGCCACCGATTTGCGTTTGGCACGCGCTGAATCGATTAAACGCAATAGAATCGTCAAGGTGACTTTTTCAGCAGGAAGCAACTGGAGTTATACCGTTCATGCCGATCCTGACGGAAGTAATGAATTACTCAAGACAGTCAACGGTAGCGATTTTTTCGGGACAACATTAGATTCAGCCGCCTTTGGCGGGGATGACGATGTTTTTACTCTATTTAATCCAACTCGAGGCGATAATCTGATGGATGGCGCGACTACTTTGACATCTGAATATTTTAGTGCGACTGTCACCGTCAGTCTATTGGGGCGCATTAGGATATGCGGAACTATAGACAGGTATCCGCTATGCAGCTAA
- a CDS encoding pilus assembly PilX family protein, translating into MNMIGIGFMRRQQGAATLIVVMVLSIVMGGVALTTARTGVMEQQIVGNDLRAREAQEAAEAGLEYGLAWAKSNTIPNNVTCAAGSLPNGCPSALPPVVGTSTGESYNYLLTFTKGSDAIRVTSVSQGSNDASITAQSEAWVKQIRKSLFGSGMTMPPPLAASGCITGTKGGPTTYLLGVGNLVAASGTSASSTCLPQGHMNVNLWDDANNNGVLDTGETGVSDNYNVGTFPGCPGTECAWNNYFEMSLSDAKQEATDAGHVYTSIPCGPPNSAPSIYVVNNSGPINSSDITGSCSGVGIDNRTIGGPNNPVLLIIPSGYGCPKFNGSIRVYGVIYYETATDCATNGFGGAEVYGAILIEGDADKFNANTKFIEVDHGSGDALNDIFQMSVDDATRIPGTWKDF; encoded by the coding sequence ATGAATATGATTGGTATTGGCTTTATGAGACGACAGCAAGGAGCGGCTACGTTGATTGTGGTCATGGTTTTGTCGATAGTGATGGGGGGCGTTGCGCTGACTACGGCGCGTACAGGCGTCATGGAACAACAAATTGTCGGTAACGATTTACGAGCCCGCGAAGCACAGGAGGCAGCCGAAGCCGGGCTTGAATATGGCTTGGCTTGGGCCAAAAGCAACACAATTCCCAATAACGTCACTTGTGCAGCGGGTTCGTTGCCAAATGGTTGCCCCTCGGCGCTCCCGCCTGTTGTCGGAACCTCGACAGGTGAAAGCTATAATTATCTACTAACTTTTACTAAAGGAAGCGACGCGATACGAGTGACTTCGGTATCGCAAGGAAGTAACGATGCCAGCATAACAGCACAATCAGAAGCGTGGGTTAAACAAATCCGCAAAAGTCTGTTCGGTTCCGGCATGACGATGCCGCCGCCGTTGGCTGCATCAGGGTGTATTACGGGTACCAAAGGAGGCCCGACTACTTATTTACTCGGGGTAGGCAATCTTGTGGCCGCAAGCGGCACCAGCGCTTCTTCGACTTGTCTTCCTCAAGGGCATATGAACGTAAACCTGTGGGACGATGCGAATAACAATGGCGTGTTAGACACTGGCGAGACGGGGGTATCGGATAATTATAATGTCGGTACGTTTCCCGGGTGTCCAGGCACTGAATGCGCATGGAATAATTATTTTGAAATGAGCTTGTCCGATGCTAAACAAGAAGCCACAGATGCAGGCCATGTGTATACAAGCATTCCTTGCGGGCCGCCGAATTCAGCGCCTTCAATCTATGTTGTCAATAACAGTGGGCCGATAAATTCATCCGATATAACCGGTTCTTGTTCTGGCGTAGGCATTGACAATAGGACCATCGGCGGACCGAATAATCCGGTTTTACTGATTATCCCCAGCGGATACGGATGCCCGAAGTTTAATGGCAGCATTCGCGTCTACGGCGTTATTTATTACGAGACGGCGACAGATTGTGCGACCAATGGTTTTGGTGGAGCAGAAGTTTATGGGGCAATTCTGATCGAAGGGGATGCGGATAAGTTTAATGCCAATACGAAATTCATTGAAGTCGATCACGGCAGCGGTGACGCCTTGAATGATATTTTTCAAATGAGCGTGGACGATGCTACGCGCATTCCCGGTACCTGGAAAGATTTTTAA
- the lexA gene encoding transcriptional repressor LexA encodes MTELTRRQRQIFEFLRDNYERFAYPPTLDELCESLGMASRGSLHKHISALIDAGLIEPFAGSKQTGIRLTAQAQRDYAACEHALPYVGKIAAGKPIEALADVQYLPVPELLKSDKPCYVLQVKGDSMKEAGIFDGDWVVIEQRDYARNGEIVVALIDNHEATLKYIEQSPGKVLLIPANSAMTTQIYAPEQVQIQGILVGQMRSYRAH; translated from the coding sequence ATGACCGAACTGACCCGCCGACAACGACAAATCTTCGAGTTTTTGCGCGATAACTATGAACGCTTTGCCTATCCGCCGACGCTCGACGAACTCTGCGAATCCTTGGGCATGGCTTCGCGCGGATCGTTGCACAAGCACATCAGCGCCTTGATCGATGCCGGACTGATCGAGCCGTTCGCGGGCAGCAAACAAACCGGCATTCGTTTGACGGCTCAGGCGCAGCGGGATTATGCCGCGTGCGAACATGCCTTACCCTATGTCGGCAAAATAGCCGCCGGCAAACCGATCGAAGCATTGGCCGATGTGCAGTACCTGCCGGTCCCGGAGCTGCTGAAAAGCGACAAGCCGTGTTATGTATTGCAAGTCAAAGGGGATTCGATGAAAGAGGCCGGCATTTTCGACGGGGATTGGGTCGTGATCGAGCAGCGCGATTACGCACGCAACGGAGAAATAGTCGTGGCGTTGATCGACAATCACGAAGCGACGTTGAAATATATAGAACAATCGCCGGGCAAAGTGCTGTTGATACCGGCTAATTCAGCGATGACAACTCAAATTTATGCACCCGAACAAGTTCAAATTCAGGGCATTTTAGTCGGACAAATGCGCAGTTACCGGGCACATTAG
- a CDS encoding PilW family protein, whose protein sequence is MQLSKRYQTGLTLIELLIGMLVGLIVVAGGVNVFATSVRGQSDNIKLTRLNQDMRAMMDIMVRDIRRAGFVTDDPENNAALQNNPFFDDLTAGATTDIAIYDSGSCIVYAYNRNNDNPPVVNDDERFGFRLNNDGELEMRRDGTTNENCTNGDWQSVTEPDVEIIDLAFVLATEVLNVTSMATDSDNDGCFDGDDNCNGLCDAGEACRTCVRNGTAPDPACLFVRNVAIGLTGRLRTDTAVSQTITQQVRIRNDKYLPPLN, encoded by the coding sequence ATGCAGCTAAGTAAACGATATCAAACCGGCTTGACTTTAATCGAGTTGTTGATTGGGATGTTGGTCGGTTTAATCGTTGTTGCGGGTGGTGTCAATGTTTTCGCTACATCGGTTAGAGGTCAAAGCGACAATATTAAATTGACTCGCTTAAATCAGGATATGCGGGCAATGATGGATATCATGGTGCGCGATATTAGACGCGCTGGCTTTGTTACAGACGATCCTGAAAATAATGCCGCTTTGCAAAATAACCCCTTTTTTGACGATCTCACAGCCGGCGCAACAACGGATATTGCGATATATGACAGTGGCTCATGCATTGTTTATGCGTATAACCGTAATAATGACAATCCTCCGGTTGTGAATGATGATGAACGTTTTGGCTTTCGACTGAATAATGACGGCGAATTGGAAATGCGTCGTGATGGCACGACCAATGAGAACTGTACTAATGGCGATTGGCAATCGGTCACCGAGCCGGATGTTGAGATAATTGATTTAGCGTTCGTATTGGCTACAGAAGTTCTTAATGTCACCAGCATGGCGACCGACTCAGATAATGATGGATGCTTTGATGGCGACGATAACTGCAACGGATTGTGCGATGCCGGTGAAGCGTGCCGGACATGCGTTCGAAATGGCACCGCACCTGATCCTGCTTGTTTGTTCGTTCGCAATGTTGCAATCGGATTGACGGGGCGTTTACGGACCGATACTGCAGTTTCGCAAACAATCACGCAACAAGTGCGGATCAGGAACGATAAATATCTACCGCCTCTTAATTGA
- the relB gene encoding type II toxin-antitoxin system RelB family antitoxin, with translation MLAIRLPDELEKRLDNLAKLTGRTKTFYARQAIEQHLDDLEDLYLAEQRLTEIRAGRTQPIPLEDVLKRYDLED, from the coding sequence ATGTTAGCAATTCGATTGCCGGACGAGCTGGAAAAACGCTTGGACAATTTAGCCAAACTCACGGGCCGCACGAAAACCTTTTACGCCAGACAAGCCATCGAGCAGCACCTGGACGACTTGGAAGACCTGTATCTGGCTGAACAGCGCCTGACCGAGATTCGCGCCGGACGCACGCAACCCATTCCGCTCGAGGACGTGCTGAAGCGCTATGACCTGGAAGATTGA
- a CDS encoding type II toxin-antitoxin system RelE family toxin, protein MTWKIEFDPAAERELAKLDKAVARRILKFLTERLAPSDNPRSLGAPLAGSKLGEFWKYRIGKYRVIASIEDRIMTVLVLKVDKRSDVYKQK, encoded by the coding sequence ATGACCTGGAAGATTGAATTCGATCCGGCAGCCGAACGCGAACTGGCGAAGCTGGACAAGGCTGTTGCCCGCCGGATTTTAAAGTTTTTGACCGAGCGACTGGCGCCATCGGACAACCCGCGTAGTCTAGGCGCTCCGCTGGCCGGTTCTAAACTCGGCGAGTTCTGGAAATACCGCATCGGCAAATACCGTGTCATCGCCAGCATCGAGGATCGGATAATGACGGTTCTGGTGTTGAAAGTGGATAAGCGCAGCGATGTGTACAAACAAAAATAA